Proteins encoded by one window of Oncorhynchus nerka isolate Pitt River unplaced genomic scaffold, Oner_Uvic_2.0 unplaced_scaffold_1399, whole genome shotgun sequence:
- the LOC115124223 gene encoding hsp90 co-chaperone Cdc37-like, giving the protein MTSRTIDYSVWDHIEVSDDEDETHPNIDTPSLFRWRHQARVEKQVAFEEKGEELERNMAECKRRLEEVQYRVKELEEEGKKEGEEERKTALSKAQAEEKKYRKDQRLWEKKMEEHRREEKKMPWNVDTLSKEGFSKSMLNIKPEATEETEEQKEEKHQTFVDKHKKEIKHFGMLRRWEDSQKYLSDHPYLVCEETANFLVIMCIDLEVEEKHGLMDQVAHQTIVMQFILELAKSLKIDPRGCFREFFQKIKTADQPYQEAFTDELESFKERVRGRAKIRIQKAMEEYEEEERQNRLGPGGLDPVEVYDTLPEEMKKCFDDKDISMLQEAISKMDPMEAKGHMKRCIDSGLWVPNANTDNEEDKEEEDEEEDKEDEEEEEKEGEAEEEK; this is encoded by the exons gCGCGTGTGGAGAAACAGGTGGCCtttgaggagaaaggagaggagctggagaggaaCATGGCAGAGTGTAAGAGACGTCTGGAAGAGGTGCAGTACAGAGTGAAGGAGTTAGaggaggaaggaaagaaggagggagaggaggagaggaagacggcGCTGAGCAAGGCCCAGGCCGAGGAGAAGAAATACAGAAAGGATCAACGCTTGTGGGAGAAGAAGATGGAGGAACACcggagagaggagaaaaagatGCCTTGGAACGTTGACACGCTCAGCAAAGAGGGATTCAGCAAG AGTATGTTGAACATCAAACCGGAAGCGACAGAAGAGACGGAGGAACAGAAGGAGGAGAAACACCAGACCTTTGTAGATAAACACAAGAAAGAGATCAAACACTTTG ggATGCTTCGGCGTTGGGAGGACAGTCAGAAGTACCTGTCTGACCACCCTTACCTGGTGTGTGAAGAGACGGCTAACTTCCTGGTTATCATGTGTATCgacctggaggtggaggag aaacaTGGTCTGATGGATCAGGTAGCCCATCAGACCATAGTGATGCAGTTCATCCTAGAGTTGGCTAAGAGCCTGAAGATCGACCCTCGAGGATGTTTCAGAGAGTTCTTCCAAAAGATCAAG actgccgaCCAGCCCTATCAGGAGGCCTTTACTGATGAGCTGGAGTCCTTTAAAGAGAGAGTTCGAGGCAGAGCTAAGATCAGGATACAAAAG GCTATGGAggagtatgaggaggaggagagacagaacagactggggccaggtggactggacccTGTGGAAGTCTACGACACTCTgccagag GAAATGAAGAAGTGTTTTGATGATAAAGACATCTCAATGCTGCAGGAAGCTATCAGCAAGATGGACCCCATG GAGGCAAAGGGCCACATGAAGAGGTGTATTGACTCAGGACTCTGGGTTCCCAACGCCAATACCGACAACGAAGAGgacaaagaagaagaagatgaggaagaggacaaagaagatgaggaagaagaagagaaggagggagaggcggAGGAGGAGAAATGA